The DNA region ACGGGCTCGACCTGCTGCGGGATCTGCGCGCGAGGAGCGATCTTCCGGTCATCCTGACCACGGCACACCGCTGCGAGGAATTCGATCGCGTGCTCGGCCTCGAACTCGGTGCGGACGACTACATCGTCAAACCCTACGGCCTCCGCGAATTCCTGGCGCGCGTCCGCGTCGTGCTCCGCCGCGTCGCGGCGCAGACCTCGTCCCGTCCGACGGAGGCGCCGTGCCGGCGCTTCGACGGCTGGGTCCTCAATCGTCGGCGCCGGCGCCTGATCAATCCCGAAGGTGAGGAGGTCATCCTGGGTAAGCGCGAATACGCGCTCCTGGCGGCGTTCCTCGACGCGCCCCAGCGGCCGCTCAGCCGCGAGTACCTGCTGCAGGTCACGCGCGTCCACGACGACGTCTTCGATCGCTGCATCGACGTGCAGATCCTGCGTCTGCGCCGGAAGATCGAGCGCAGGCCCAGCGACCCGAAGCTCATCCTGACCGAGCGCGGGATCGGCTACGTCTTCGCCGCCGCGGTCGAGAACACGTCGCACTAGGGCCGTCCCGACCGCGTCGCGCCGCTCTGAAGGAGCGGCGACCCCGGTCCGGACAGCCGCGCATCGCAGCCTCCCGAGCAAGGGGTCCACCACCGACCGCGCGGCGATCACCGGTGTCGTCCGTCGTCGCGGCCCGGGACGGTCCAGAAGACGCGCGTCAGCCCTTCACGAGCTTGCACGTGCTCTCGGAGAGCGGCTGGAACGCCTGGTCGCCCGGGATCGTCTTGAGGATCTTGTAGAAGTCCCACGGCCCCGTCGACTCCGCCGGG from Methylobacterium sp. NMS14P includes:
- a CDS encoding winged helix-turn-helix domain-containing protein, producing MQHHGLRVLLVDDDADVQHDVSVYLGEHGVDVVPVTTRAEARAQIADPSQFDLVVLNLRPGAENGLDLLRDLRARSDLPVILTTAHRCEEFDRVLGLELGADDYIVKPYGLREFLARVRVVLRRVAAQTSSRPTEAPCRRFDGWVLNRRRRRLINPEGEEVILGKREYALLAAFLDAPQRPLSREYLLQVTRVHDDVFDRCIDVQILRLRRKIERRPSDPKLILTERGIGYVFAAAVENTSH